In a single window of the Bubalus kerabau isolate K-KA32 ecotype Philippines breed swamp buffalo chromosome 18, PCC_UOA_SB_1v2, whole genome shotgun sequence genome:
- the SELENOP gene encoding selenoprotein P translates to MWRGLGLALALCLLLTGGTESQGQSSYCKQPPPWSIKDQEPMLNSYGSVTVVALLQASUYLCILQASRLEDLRVKLEKEGYSNVSYVVVNHQGIASRLKYVHLKNKVSEHIPVYQQEENQPDVWTLLNGNKDDFLIYDRCGRLVYHLGLPYSFLTFTYVEDSIKTVYCEDKCGNCSLKTLEDEDICKNVSLATKEKTAEASQRHHHHHPHPHSHPHPHPHPHHGHQLHENAHLSESPKPDTPDTPENPPPSGLHHHHHRHKGHQRQGHSDNCDTPVGSESLQLSLPQKKLURKRCINQLLUQFPKDSESALSSCCCHCRHLVFEKTGSAITUQCTEKLPSLCSUQGLLAEENVIESUQURLPPAAUQAAGQQLNPTEASTKUSUKNKAKMUKUPSN, encoded by the exons ATGTGGAGAGGCCTGGGGCTGGCTCTGGCTCTCTGCCTCCTCCTAACCGGAGGAACAGAGAGCCAGGGCCAAAGCTCCTATTGTAAGCAACCTCCACCCTGGAGCATAAAGGATCAAGAACCTATGCTGAACTCCTATGGTTCAGTGACCGTGGTTGCTCTTCTTCAAGCCAGCTGATACCTGTGCATTCTGCAGGCATCTAG ATTGGAGGACCTGCGAGTAAAACTGGAGAAAGAAGGATATTCTAACGTCTCCTATGTTGTTGTTAATCATCAAGGAATCGCTTCTCGATTAAAATATGTGCATCTTAAAAATAAGGTTTCAGAACATATTCCTGTTTACCAACAAGAAGAAAACCAACCAGATGTCTGGACTCTcttaaatggaaataaagatgACTTCCTCATATATGACAG ATGTGGCCGCCTTGTATATCATCTTGGTTTGCCTTATTCCTTCCTAACTTTCACATATGTAGAAGATTCCATTAAGACTGTTTACTGTGAAGATAAATGTGGAAACTGCTCTCTCAAG ACACTGGAAGATGAAGACATCTGTAAAAATGTATCTCTGGCTACCAAGGAGAAAACAGCTGAGGCTTCACAGcgacatcaccatcaccatccccacccccattcccacccccatccccatccccatccccatcaTGGGCATCAGCTTCATGAAAATGCTCATCTTTCAGAGTCTCCAAAACCAGACACACCAGATACCCCTGAGAATCCCCCTCCTTCAGGtcttcatcaccaccaccataggCACAAGGGTCACCAAAGACAGGGGCACTCAGATAACTGTGATACACCAGTAGGAAGTGAAAGTTTACAACTTTCTCTTCCACAAAAGAAGCTCTGACGAAAAAGATGCATAAATCAGTTACTCTGACAGTTTCCCAAAGATTCAGAATCTGCTTTGAGTAGCTGCTGTTGCCACTGTCGACATCTGGTATTTGAAAAAACAGGATCTGCAATCACCTGACAGTGTACAGAGAAGCTCCCCTCTTTGTGTAGCTGACAGGGCCTTTTGGCGGAGGAGAACGTCATTGAATCTTGACAGTGACGCTTGCCTCCAGCTGCCTGACAGGCAGCAGGTCAGCAGCTCAACCCCACAGAAGCCAGCACCAAGTGAAGCTGAAAAAATAAGGCCAAAATGTGAAAATGACCTTCaaattaa